In Phaeobacter porticola, one DNA window encodes the following:
- a CDS encoding glycosyltransferase family 2 protein, protein MTKVPALRDARFLATDPVKLSICTITFNHAAFLEQCLEGFLDQICDFRVEIIIHDDASTDGTAEIIQTYAQRYPDIIRPILQTDNQYSKGVNPYYAYVFPNAQGAYLAICDGDDYWDDPAKLSKQVAILDSEPDVSLTYGPVKRVQDDIETIDFKNGLERDLSPAELKQGLPINTLTTCFRNVFSKAPPMFLRSAPMGDMTVWAVLGHHGRGKFMPELGKSGYREHGGGIFSKESLDQKLFMGTITLLNMAAFHFAQSDKAAGRACLRRVLGQIVMINGAGASLREVMRKSLSLSLRKIRGKG, encoded by the coding sequence TTGACCAAGGTTCCAGCACTTCGAGACGCGCGGTTTTTGGCCACAGACCCGGTCAAACTGTCGATCTGTACGATCACCTTCAATCACGCCGCATTTCTGGAGCAATGTCTTGAGGGTTTTCTGGATCAGATCTGTGATTTTCGTGTAGAGATCATCATCCACGACGACGCATCGACCGATGGCACCGCCGAGATCATCCAGACCTATGCGCAACGCTACCCAGATATCATCCGCCCCATATTGCAAACTGACAATCAGTACTCCAAGGGGGTAAACCCCTATTATGCGTATGTCTTTCCCAATGCACAGGGCGCGTATCTGGCGATCTGCGATGGGGATGATTATTGGGATGATCCTGCCAAGCTCAGCAAACAGGTCGCGATTTTGGACAGCGAACCGGATGTCTCACTAACCTATGGTCCGGTCAAGCGCGTGCAGGACGATATTGAAACCATCGACTTCAAAAATGGTTTGGAGCGTGATCTTTCGCCAGCTGAGCTAAAGCAAGGGCTGCCGATCAACACGCTGACGACCTGTTTCAGGAATGTGTTTTCCAAGGCGCCGCCCATGTTCCTGCGATCTGCCCCCATGGGTGACATGACGGTCTGGGCGGTTCTCGGCCATCATGGTCGCGGCAAATTCATGCCTGAACTGGGCAAATCCGGGTACCGCGAACATGGCGGTGGCATTTTCTCGAAGGAAAGCCTGGACCAGAAATTGTTCATGGGGACCATCACCCTGCTGAACATGGCCGCGTTTCATTTCGCACAATCGGACAAAGCGGCGGGCCGCGCCTGTCTGAGACGGGTATTGGGCCAAATCGTCATGATCAACGGCGCGGGCGCCTCCCTGCGCGAAGTGATGCGCAAATCGCTCAGCCTGAGTCTGAGAAAAATCAGAGGCAAAGGCTAG
- the pncA gene encoding bifunctional nicotinamidase/pyrazinamidase — protein sequence MTKALIVIDVQMDFCPGGALAVPGGDQVVAPINAMMAQYDAVLMTQDWHPGDHSSFASQHRDAAEYDMIEMPYGPQVLWPDHCVIDSAGAQFHPDLHLRGDLILRKGYRREIDSYSAFFENDQTTTTGLHGYLRDRGITELTLVGLATDFCVAYSALDAARLGYDATVDLTACRAIDLDGSLDVALTNMQKAGVHLLGGQG from the coding sequence ATGACCAAAGCTTTGATCGTGATTGACGTTCAGATGGATTTTTGCCCCGGTGGCGCTCTGGCGGTGCCGGGCGGGGATCAGGTTGTGGCCCCGATCAATGCGATGATGGCGCAATATGATGCGGTTCTGATGACCCAGGATTGGCATCCCGGCGACCACAGCTCCTTTGCCTCGCAACATCGCGATGCCGCCGAATATGATATGATCGAGATGCCCTATGGCCCACAGGTTCTGTGGCCGGATCACTGTGTGATCGACAGTGCAGGCGCACAATTCCACCCGGATCTGCACCTGCGCGGGGACCTCATTTTGCGCAAAGGCTACCGCCGTGAGATCGACAGCTATTCGGCGTTTTTTGAAAATGACCAGACAACCACAACCGGATTGCACGGTTACCTGCGGGATCGCGGGATCACCGAATTGACGCTGGTTGGTCTGGCGACAGATTTCTGCGTGGCCTATTCGGCGCTGGATGCCGCGCGATTGGGATATGATGCGACGGTTGATCTGACGGCCTGTCGGGCCATTGACCTTGACGGTTCGCTAGACGTCGCCCTGACCAACATGCAAAAGGCGGGTGTGCATTTGCTGGGCGGGCAGGGGTAA
- a CDS encoding TRAP transporter small permease has protein sequence MHKLMMGLARTMAIVGGIVLSLLILLTCLSIAGRLLNGALHGAMMQGLAPELSEWLIAIGVGPINGDFEVVEAGVAFAIFAFLPLCQITAGHASVDIVTNSFSRGVKRFLRMVTEIVFAAVLVLIAVRLGAGALSKLQNGETSFLLEFPVWWAYGASLIAAIVAALVGVYMGAVRTIEFFTGRILVWDGVEGEQ, from the coding sequence ATGCATAAGCTGATGATGGGACTGGCCAGAACAATGGCCATTGTGGGCGGTATTGTCTTGTCGCTGCTGATCCTGCTGACCTGTCTGTCGATCGCCGGGCGGCTGCTGAACGGCGCGCTACATGGGGCGATGATGCAGGGGCTGGCCCCTGAGCTGTCCGAATGGCTGATTGCCATCGGTGTCGGGCCTATCAATGGCGATTTTGAGGTGGTTGAGGCAGGCGTGGCTTTTGCCATTTTTGCCTTTCTCCCTCTCTGTCAGATCACGGCGGGCCATGCATCGGTTGATATCGTGACGAACAGTTTTTCACGGGGCGTCAAACGGTTCCTGCGCATGGTGACCGAAATCGTCTTTGCCGCTGTTCTGGTGTTGATTGCGGTCCGACTGGGCGCTGGCGCGCTGAGCAAGTTACAGAATGGTGAGACGTCGTTCCTGCTCGAATTTCCGGTCTGGTGGGCCTATGGCGCCAGCCTGATCGCCGCCATCGTTGCCGCGTTGGTCGGCGTCTATATGGGCGCTGTGCGCACCATCGAATTTTTTACCGGTCGGATCCTTGTCTGGGACGGCGTGGAGGGTGAACAGTGA
- a CDS encoding acyltransferase, with translation MARRSLNSGFLTPEALATLGVENSAERNILIHSTCVVLDFDCIRFGSNIRIDPYCTLTCKDLKLGNFIHIAGGSTLSGAGRITIDDFAGISNHCLIFSSSDDYSGAALTNPTVPSKFTNVRTEDIHIHKHVILGARSVVLPGAQLREGASVGANTLVKRELAPWTVYAGVPAVAIRPRKQDCLRLEAELRAELAEQNQT, from the coding sequence ATGGCGCGCCGGAGTCTGAATAGCGGCTTTCTCACGCCCGAAGCGCTGGCCACGCTTGGTGTGGAAAACAGCGCGGAACGGAACATCCTGATCCACAGCACATGTGTTGTGCTGGATTTCGACTGTATCCGGTTCGGGTCCAACATTCGTATTGATCCCTATTGCACGTTGACCTGCAAGGATCTGAAGCTGGGCAACTTTATCCACATCGCTGGCGGAAGCACCCTGTCTGGTGCCGGTCGGATAACCATTGATGATTTTGCCGGCATCTCAAACCACTGCCTGATTTTTTCCTCGTCAGATGACTATTCGGGCGCGGCCCTTACCAACCCGACCGTGCCATCCAAGTTTACAAACGTGCGGACAGAGGACATTCATATCCATAAGCATGTCATCCTGGGGGCGCGGTCGGTTGTCCTGCCTGGTGCCCAATTGAGAGAGGGCGCAAGTGTGGGCGCAAATACCCTCGTGAAGCGTGAGCTTGCGCCGTGGACCGTCTACGCAGGGGTGCCTGCCGTAGCCATCCGCCCAAGAAAGCAGGACTGCCTGAGATTGGAAGCAGAGCTGAGAGCAGAGCTGGCTGAGCAAAACCAAACGTAA
- a CDS encoding TRAP transporter large permease, with protein MTALEIGIASFPILMILIFLRVPIGLSMFLVGLVGLIVVTDGTQVAFGRMKSETYSTFSSYSLTIVPMFLLMGHFATLGGMSTALFKAAEGFLGHKKGGVAMASIGACAGFGAICGSSLATAATMGRVALPELRAYGYAGGFSTATLAAGGTLGILIPPSVVLVIYAILTEQNIAKLFLAAFIPGILAAIGYVIAISVYVRVFPGSAGTRPPVPWGERFTALFRVWPVLLVFGLVVGGIYLGWFTPTEGAAVGALGTGLIAWLNGGLTQATLSESFMVTARSTAMIFFIVLGAGFYNGFLALTKVPQELADFVVSQGLSPWMVLILILTFYLVFGCLMDSLSMILLTIPIFYPVISAMDFGLVNLPAMQADAAMEVLKAGIPEGMGAEMLASIQDAIATGAELTREQMKELGIRVTQGIANRIETEYVAIWFGILVLIVVEVGLITPPVGMNLFVINAMDRTTRMVDTYKAVMFFVASDLIRVVILVAFPIITLLPLMLMR; from the coding sequence GTGACTGCACTTGAAATCGGGATCGCTTCCTTTCCCATCCTGATGATCCTGATCTTTCTGCGGGTACCGATTGGCCTGTCGATGTTTCTGGTTGGCCTGGTCGGGCTGATTGTGGTGACGGATGGCACACAGGTCGCTTTTGGTCGCATGAAGAGCGAGACCTATTCGACCTTTTCCTCCTACTCTCTGACCATCGTGCCGATGTTTCTGCTGATGGGGCATTTTGCAACGCTGGGCGGTATGTCGACCGCCCTGTTCAAGGCAGCCGAGGGGTTTCTGGGGCACAAAAAAGGAGGCGTTGCGATGGCCTCTATCGGGGCATGTGCCGGTTTTGGTGCGATTTGCGGATCGTCGCTGGCGACAGCGGCAACCATGGGCCGGGTCGCCCTGCCGGAACTGCGCGCCTATGGCTATGCGGGCGGGTTTTCCACTGCGACACTGGCGGCGGGCGGCACGCTGGGTATTCTGATCCCGCCCTCGGTCGTGCTGGTGATCTATGCGATCCTGACCGAACAGAATATCGCCAAGCTGTTTCTTGCGGCCTTTATTCCCGGCATTCTGGCGGCGATTGGCTATGTTATCGCGATTTCTGTCTACGTGCGGGTGTTTCCAGGCAGTGCGGGCACCCGACCACCGGTGCCATGGGGAGAGCGGTTTACAGCGCTTTTCCGGGTCTGGCCGGTGCTATTGGTTTTTGGCCTTGTGGTGGGCGGCATCTATCTGGGCTGGTTCACCCCAACCGAAGGCGCAGCTGTTGGCGCGCTGGGGACCGGATTGATTGCCTGGCTCAACGGGGGGCTGACCCAAGCAACGCTGAGCGAGAGCTTTATGGTGACTGCGCGTTCCACTGCGATGATCTTTTTCATCGTGCTGGGGGCCGGGTTCTATAACGGCTTTCTTGCGCTAACCAAAGTGCCGCAGGAGCTGGCTGATTTCGTCGTCAGCCAAGGCCTAAGCCCGTGGATGGTGCTCATTCTGATCCTTACCTTCTATCTGGTATTTGGCTGCCTGATGGACAGCCTGTCAATGATCCTGCTGACTATCCCGATCTTTTATCCGGTGATCTCGGCGATGGATTTTGGCCTGGTGAACCTGCCCGCCATGCAGGCCGATGCGGCGATGGAGGTCCTGAAGGCCGGCATACCCGAAGGCATGGGGGCCGAAATGCTGGCCTCTATCCAAGACGCGATTGCCACGGGGGCCGAACTGACCCGCGAGCAGATGAAAGAGCTGGGCATCCGTGTCACCCAAGGTATAGCGAACCGGATCGAGACCGAATACGTCGCCATCTGGTTTGGTATTCTGGTTCTGATCGTGGTCGAGGTTGGCCTGATCACCCCGCCGGTCGGCATGAACCTGTTTGTCATCAATGCGATGGATCGCACCACGCGTATGGTCGATACCTACAAGGCGGTTATGTTCTTTGTTGCCTCTGATCTGATCCGGGTGGTGATCCTCGTTGCCTTTCCGATCATCACGCTGTTGCCGTTGATGTTGATGCGCTAA
- a CDS encoding acyl-CoA thioesterase, with the protein MTKPNTPDFVHEIRVGWGDCDPARIAYTGHLPGFALQAIDGWWEHQLDGDGWYQMELDRGTGTPFVHMSIDFRSPVTPRHRLACAVWPVALGQKSVTFRVEASQDGILCFEGKFVCVFIAPEDFTTRPAPADYRAVIEPLLRPDLA; encoded by the coding sequence ATGACCAAACCAAATACGCCCGATTTTGTGCATGAAATCCGCGTTGGCTGGGGCGATTGTGACCCGGCCCGGATTGCCTATACCGGCCATCTGCCGGGTTTTGCACTTCAGGCGATTGATGGTTGGTGGGAACATCAGCTGGACGGCGACGGCTGGTATCAGATGGAGTTGGATCGCGGCACCGGCACGCCCTTTGTCCATATGAGCATAGATTTCCGCTCACCTGTGACCCCACGCCATCGCCTGGCCTGTGCAGTCTGGCCGGTAGCGCTGGGACAGAAATCTGTCACCTTCCGGGTCGAGGCCAGCCAAGACGGGATTTTGTGTTTTGAGGGCAAATTTGTCTGTGTCTTCATCGCGCCCGAGGATTTCACAACAAGGCCCGCACCTGCGGATTACCGTGCGGTGATTGAGCCGCTTTTGCGCCCGGATCTGGCCTGA
- a CDS encoding TRAP transporter substrate-binding protein — MTTRRKLLGAAGAVALMAMGATSAMAQEVTLKLHQFLPAQANVPKLILDVWADKVEASSDGRIKIDRYPSMQLGGKPPELMDQAIDGVADIVWTVVGYTPGRYPSTEVFELPFMMTNARAASHAYWEMFDEHMKDTEFKDVKILGTWVHGPGIIHTTDPVESPDDLRGMKIRGGGRSVNGLLTELGATPVGMPVPAIPEALSKGVIDGTTIPWEVTTALKVPELVENHTEFTGRALYTLTFVLAMNKDKYDSLPDDLKKAVDDNSGLEFSVFAGGTMADADTPAREFALDEGNNVITLDDDQTATWREASQPIYQQWLDDMKAKGVDGDALLEQATYLIDKYTAQYQ; from the coding sequence ATGACCACTCGGAGAAAGCTACTTGGCGCGGCGGGGGCCGTTGCACTCATGGCGATGGGCGCGACGTCCGCCATGGCGCAGGAGGTGACGCTGAAGCTGCACCAGTTTCTGCCGGCGCAGGCGAATGTGCCCAAGCTGATTCTGGATGTCTGGGCCGACAAGGTCGAGGCCTCTTCCGATGGCCGCATCAAGATTGACCGCTATCCGTCGATGCAGCTGGGGGGCAAGCCGCCAGAGCTGATGGATCAGGCCATTGATGGCGTTGCGGATATCGTCTGGACCGTGGTCGGCTATACGCCCGGTCGCTACCCGTCGACCGAAGTGTTTGAGCTGCCCTTCATGATGACCAATGCACGCGCGGCGTCGCACGCCTATTGGGAGATGTTCGACGAACATATGAAGGACACCGAGTTCAAGGACGTGAAAATCCTGGGCACATGGGTCCATGGTCCGGGCATCATCCATACCACTGATCCCGTGGAATCCCCCGACGACCTGCGCGGTATGAAGATCCGTGGCGGTGGCCGGTCGGTCAATGGTCTGCTGACCGAGCTGGGCGCAACCCCGGTGGGCATGCCGGTGCCTGCCATCCCCGAGGCGCTGTCCAAAGGTGTGATCGACGGGACAACCATCCCGTGGGAAGTCACCACCGCACTGAAAGTGCCGGAACTGGTTGAGAACCACACGGAATTCACCGGTCGTGCGCTTTATACGCTGACCTTTGTTCTGGCGATGAACAAAGACAAGTACGACAGCCTGCCGGACGATCTGAAAAAGGCCGTGGATGACAACTCTGGGCTGGAATTCTCGGTCTTTGCCGGTGGTACTATGGCGGATGCCGACACTCCCGCGCGGGAATTTGCGCTGGATGAGGGCAACAATGTCATCACTCTGGACGACGACCAGACTGCCACGTGGCGTGAGGCATCTCAGCCCATCTACCAGCAGTGGCTGGACGACATGAAGGCCAAAGGTGTCGATGGGGACGCACTGCTGGAGCAGGCAACCTATCTGATCGACAAATACACGGCTCAGTATCAGTAA
- a CDS encoding rhodanese-related sulfurtransferase: MYTIAALYHFTRFDDPAAIKPALLTLCEAQAVKGSLLLAHEGVNGTIAGPRAGIDAVLAHIRALPGCADLEWKEATSDKPPFGKMKVRLKKEIVTMGQPNIDPRAHVGHYVDPEDWNDLIRAEDVVVIDTRNGYEVAIGTFEGAVDPKTESFREFPAWWEQNKDRFHNKRVAMFCTGGIRCEKSTNFLIGQGVEDVYHLKGGILRYLEEMPQENSTWNGECFVFDSRVSVGHGLQEGPHELCNGCRRPILPNDKKHPAYELGVSCHLCIDETSDADKARFRERQKQMKLARQRGEDHLGHLPLR; the protein is encoded by the coding sequence ATGTATACGATTGCTGCTCTCTATCACTTCACCCGTTTCGACGATCCTGCTGCCATCAAACCGGCGTTGCTGACGCTCTGCGAGGCGCAGGCGGTCAAGGGGTCGCTGCTGCTGGCCCACGAAGGTGTCAACGGCACAATTGCCGGCCCCCGCGCTGGCATTGACGCGGTACTGGCCCATATCCGCGCCCTGCCCGGTTGCGCCGACCTTGAATGGAAGGAAGCCACCAGCGACAAGCCCCCCTTTGGCAAGATGAAGGTGCGGCTGAAGAAAGAGATCGTGACCATGGGCCAGCCGAATATCGATCCGCGCGCCCATGTCGGGCATTACGTGGATCCTGAAGACTGGAACGACCTGATCCGCGCCGAGGATGTTGTGGTGATCGACACCCGCAACGGCTACGAGGTGGCCATCGGCACCTTTGAGGGTGCCGTGGACCCCAAGACCGAGAGTTTCCGCGAATTTCCCGCTTGGTGGGAGCAGAACAAAGACCGGTTTCACAACAAACGGGTTGCGATGTTCTGCACTGGTGGCATCCGCTGCGAGAAATCCACCAATTTCCTGATTGGCCAAGGGGTTGAGGACGTCTATCACCTCAAGGGGGGGATCCTGCGCTATCTTGAGGAAATGCCACAGGAAAACAGCACTTGGAACGGCGAGTGTTTTGTCTTTGACAGCCGGGTATCGGTTGGGCACGGGTTGCAGGAAGGTCCGCATGAGCTGTGCAATGGCTGCCGTCGCCCGATCCTGCCAAACGACAAAAAGCATCCGGCCTATGAGCTGGGCGTGTCTTGCCATCTGTGCATCGACGAAACCTCTGACGCCGACAAAGCCCGATTCCGCGAGCGCCAGAAACAAATGAAACTTGCTCGTCAGCGCGGCGAAGATCATCTCGGCCATCTACCACTGCGGTAG
- a CDS encoding fumarylacetoacetate hydrolase family protein — MSQPLFDLSPAPMIPVVGRTDSYPIGRIFCVGRNYAAHAAEMGVEVDREQPFYFTKSACHTVLSGTEIPYPRGTENFHHEMELAVAIGAPLTDPTPEAARAAIFGYGCALDMTRRDLQLRERQKQRPWSLGKDLEAGSVFASLTVAAEWGEVEAQRIWLSVNDDIRQDATLAELVWSVEEIICHLSGYYHLRPGDLILTGTPAGVGPVVTGDRIEGGIDGLTPVRLALR; from the coding sequence ATGTCACAGCCCCTTTTTGATCTCTCTCCTGCTCCGATGATCCCCGTTGTGGGCCGGACTGACAGCTATCCGATTGGACGGATTTTCTGTGTTGGACGCAATTATGCGGCCCATGCGGCGGAGATGGGGGTCGAGGTTGACCGCGAACAGCCGTTTTACTTTACCAAATCGGCCTGCCATACGGTGTTGAGTGGCACAGAGATCCCCTACCCGCGGGGCACCGAGAATTTCCATCATGAAATGGAATTGGCCGTCGCCATTGGCGCACCGCTGACAGACCCGACACCAGAGGCGGCGCGGGCTGCGATCTTTGGATACGGCTGCGCGCTGGATATGACCCGCCGCGATTTGCAACTGCGCGAACGGCAGAAGCAGCGCCCCTGGAGCCTGGGCAAGGATCTAGAGGCCGGTTCCGTCTTTGCCTCACTCACTGTGGCTGCGGAGTGGGGCGAAGTTGAGGCGCAGCGGATCTGGCTGTCGGTCAATGATGACATCCGGCAGGATGCAACCCTCGCCGAGCTGGTCTGGTCGGTGGAGGAGATTATCTGCCATCTGTCCGGCTACTATCATTTGCGGCCCGGCGACCTGATCCTAACCGGTACGCCTGCCGGTGTTGGACCTGTGGTAACTGGAGATCGTATCGAAGGCGGGATTGACGGGCTAACGCCTGTGCGCCTGGCACTGCGCTGA
- a CDS encoding winged helix-turn-helix domain-containing protein, translating into MSVARLDNRAARRLFMDRHALLEQPSGSATGDALLDLITRLGFVQLDSINTVARAHDMILYSRRPSYRPAALKRLYERDRRLFEHWTHDAAVLPMAFYPHWHLRFQRDAEVLRKRYRNWHRDGYEAKFQHILDHIRDHGPVGSSDVGKDEAKGSGGWWDWHPSKTALEYLWRSGALTVVGRSGFQKRYDLTERVIDPALVPNQGTVDPRETVDWLCNAALDRLGFATSGQLAGFWATASPAETAAWCKHAEADGHIVPLEITLADGRNRRVYARSGAIDNAADLPAPPGRIRVLSPFDPALRDRKRTEELFGFHYRIEVFTPAAKRRYGYYVFPLMEGDRLIGRIDMKAQRQAGLLHVTALWPEHGVKWTVSRQARLEAELDRVARFAGVEQVTFADGWRRETL; encoded by the coding sequence ATGTCCGTTGCGCGGCTGGACAACCGGGCCGCGCGGCGGCTGTTTATGGATCGTCATGCGCTGCTGGAACAGCCCAGCGGGTCCGCTACGGGTGATGCGCTACTGGACCTGATCACTCGATTGGGGTTCGTGCAGCTGGACAGTATCAACACTGTTGCCCGCGCCCATGACATGATCCTCTATTCACGCAGGCCCAGCTATCGCCCCGCCGCTCTGAAGCGACTTTATGAACGGGACCGCCGTCTGTTTGAACATTGGACGCATGATGCAGCTGTGCTGCCGATGGCGTTCTATCCTCACTGGCATCTGCGGTTTCAGCGGGATGCCGAGGTGTTGCGCAAACGCTATCGCAACTGGCATCGCGACGGGTATGAGGCAAAGTTTCAGCATATCCTGGATCACATCCGGGACCATGGTCCGGTCGGGTCATCCGATGTCGGCAAGGACGAGGCCAAGGGATCGGGCGGCTGGTGGGATTGGCATCCGTCAAAAACGGCGCTGGAATATCTTTGGCGGTCGGGCGCACTGACCGTTGTGGGGCGCAGTGGTTTTCAGAAACGCTATGACCTGACGGAGCGAGTGATCGACCCCGCCCTTGTGCCTAACCAAGGCACTGTTGATCCGCGTGAAACCGTGGACTGGCTGTGCAACGCTGCGCTGGACCGGCTGGGGTTTGCCACTTCGGGCCAGCTCGCGGGCTTCTGGGCAACGGCCAGTCCGGCTGAAACCGCCGCCTGGTGCAAACATGCCGAGGCTGATGGCCATATTGTCCCGCTTGAAATCACACTCGCAGATGGGCGCAACCGACGTGTGTATGCGCGCTCGGGGGCCATCGACAACGCCGCAGATCTGCCTGCACCGCCGGGCCGGATACGGGTGCTTAGCCCCTTTGATCCTGCGCTGCGGGACCGCAAACGGACTGAAGAACTGTTTGGCTTTCACTACCGGATTGAGGTCTTCACCCCTGCCGCCAAACGCCGCTATGGCTACTACGTCTTCCCGCTGATGGAAGGGGACCGGCTGATCGGGCGTATCGACATGAAGGCGCAGCGCCAGGCGGGCCTGCTTCATGTCACAGCCCTGTGGCCTGAACACGGGGTCAAATGGACTGTGTCACGCCAAGCCCGGCTGGAGGCGGAATTAGACCGCGTTGCCCGTTTTGCGGGGGTGGAGCAGGTGACATTTGCCGATGGATGGCGACGTGAAACTCTCTAG
- a CDS encoding DegT/DnrJ/EryC1/StrS family aminotransferase, translated as MRSVWPEIPAADRWLPYTEEATAANWHTNFGPTSKRFEQKLHALYGHADETVIATSSATAGLSACLIANGISGPVLCPAFTFQATACAILGAACTPVIIDVDPTNGVVSPECLQQALIETGAKAAIVLAPYGIQTDFATHAEICAKRGAILIIDNAAGLGVDRRGLSPVPYGNHVSEVFSLHATKPFGIGEGGAIFAAPGLDGAIRSAINFGLQTHTGAGHDATPRWGINGKLSEVMAAIGMAVSEDMGARVALRQAMAREWITALGDTGCHIFNTELAKAPWQVFPILLPDESRVLQFSEKMQGLGVEIRRYYQPSLGRCGGMARVGTCENAQNLSERVIVLPVRSWLTPEERSDLMEKTRLCITQCV; from the coding sequence GTGAGATCAGTTTGGCCAGAAATCCCCGCAGCAGACAGATGGCTTCCTTATACGGAGGAGGCAACGGCTGCGAATTGGCACACCAACTTTGGGCCGACGTCCAAACGATTTGAGCAAAAGCTGCATGCGCTGTACGGCCATGCGGACGAAACCGTTATCGCAACCTCCAGCGCAACTGCCGGCCTGTCGGCCTGTTTGATCGCAAATGGTATTTCGGGGCCTGTTTTGTGCCCTGCCTTCACCTTTCAGGCGACGGCCTGCGCGATTCTGGGGGCGGCTTGTACGCCGGTTATCATTGATGTGGACCCGACCAATGGCGTTGTGTCGCCAGAGTGTCTACAGCAGGCCCTGATTGAAACCGGAGCCAAAGCGGCCATCGTTCTGGCCCCTTATGGGATCCAGACCGACTTCGCGACCCATGCGGAGATTTGCGCCAAGCGAGGCGCCATACTGATTATCGACAACGCCGCCGGATTGGGAGTCGACCGGCGCGGGCTGTCTCCGGTGCCCTATGGCAACCATGTCAGCGAAGTGTTTTCGCTACATGCAACCAAACCGTTTGGCATTGGCGAAGGCGGCGCGATATTTGCAGCCCCCGGCCTAGACGGGGCCATCCGCTCGGCCATCAATTTCGGCCTACAGACCCATACCGGCGCCGGCCATGACGCCACACCGCGCTGGGGCATCAACGGCAAACTGTCAGAGGTCATGGCTGCGATTGGCATGGCGGTGTCAGAAGATATGGGCGCGCGCGTCGCGCTGCGGCAGGCCATGGCCCGCGAGTGGATCACTGCGTTGGGCGACACGGGGTGTCATATCTTCAACACCGAGCTTGCCAAAGCGCCATGGCAGGTGTTCCCTATCCTTTTGCCCGATGAGAGCCGCGTTCTGCAATTTTCTGAGAAGATGCAGGGATTGGGCGTTGAAATCCGGCGTTACTATCAGCCGAGCCTTGGGCGTTGCGGTGGCATGGCGCGGGTTGGCACCTGTGAGAATGCGCAGAACCTGTCTGAGCGGGTGATCGTTCTGCCAGTCCGGTCCTGGTTGACGCCCGAGGAACGATCCGATCTGATGGAGAAAACACGCCTGTGCATTACGCAATGCGTCTAA